ACTCAAAACCTAATTTATTGTGGCTCAAATCTAGATCTCTCAGTGATCTCAATCTCCCTATGGAAATGGGTAACCGCCCTTTGAGAAAATTATGTGATAAGTTGAGAAACTGAATCCCAATTTGTCCTTCACCCATCATCTCTATTCCACTTGAAAAGCTGTTGTCTGAGAGATCTATGTATGTCAGTGAACCACCAGAAAACCTTTGCCCTATCTCAAAAACCTGACTTATTGGACCGGTTAGCTTATTCGAGTGGAGATCAAGTACACCCAAGTCCTGTAAGTTAGTAATTGTATTGGGGATCTCTGAAACAAGTGAATTCCATGAGAGATTCACAGAGTAGAGCTGAGTGAGGCTTCCAAGCCATGCCGGTATGCTTCCCGTCAGATGGTTAGCTGATAAATCCAGTTCCTGTATTGGACTTGCAGTATTTCTTAAGAACTCTGGAATTTTTCCCTCGATTCCAACTCCTGCCAAGAGTATTCGGGAAAGAGATGGCAATTCTGCTAACCATCTTGGGATTGAAGAGAGGTTTAAAGGGTTAAACGATAGATCAATTGTTTGAAGATTTTGCAGGGAAGACATCTTGCTAGGCAGTGGCCTATTAATCAAGTTATGAGAAATACTAAAGATCAAGAGTCTAGAGAGTTGACCAATTGATTTTGGTATGTGGCCAGAAAGCTGGTTTCCATAAAGATATAACTCTGTCAAATCTTGTAGGTAACCCAAACTAGCTGGAATCGCTCCCTGAAGCTTGTTATTCTCCAGGGAGACTCTCTGGAGGGATACAAGAGACCCGAAATTCGGTGGTATCCGTCCTGTAAGGTTGTTATTATTCAGTCTTAAGAAGCTGAGGGAACGCATTAGGCCATGGCTAGATGGAAATGGAATTGCCCCTTCAAGATAGTTATCATCCAAGTAGAGGACTGAAATAACAGATAGATTATTCACTGAAGTTGGAATTTTTCCTCCTAAGAGATTGCTTGAGAAATCAAGTTCTTCCAACATCTGTAATTCACCAATCTTTTCTGGTATGTGGTCATAGAAATTATTGCTATGAAGATCCAAACGTACCAGATTCGTCAAGTTAACGAATGAATCCGGTATCTTACCAGTGAATTGATTTGAATACAGAAACAGCTCATTTAGATTTTGTAGATTGCCCAGACTTGAAGGAATGGCTCCAGATAATCCATTTTCGTGTAAGTGAAGTTCTTCAAGTTTCGAAAGATTCCCAATGTTTTCGGGGACTGGGCCACTTAACTTGTTGCCATAGAGATGGAGTTTCCGGAGTTTTCGAAGGCGAAAACCAATAGATGTTGGGATTGTTCC
This sequence is a window from Mangifera indica cultivar Alphonso chromosome 5, CATAS_Mindica_2.1, whole genome shotgun sequence. Protein-coding genes within it:
- the LOC123217313 gene encoding probable leucine-rich repeat receptor-like protein kinase At1g35710, with the protein product MGYQLLLIVAVFTVIAAGEGNINGGDVCNSNDLKGLTSFKVGIQIDTSERLAKWVGQSCCSWEGISCDNMTGRVTEIHLPGFISTDDFVFQSRMEGSLSPSLTLLTSLEVLDLGGLIGLAGTIPTSIGFRLRKLRKLHLYGNKLSGPVPENIGNLSKLEELHLHENGLSGAIPSSLGNLQNLNELFLYSNQFTGKIPDSFVNLTNLVRLDLHSNNFYDHIPEKIGELQMLEELDFSSNLLGGKIPTSVNNLSVISVLYLDDNYLEGAIPFPSSHGLMRSLSFLRLNNNNLTGRIPPNFGSLVSLQRVSLENNKLQGAIPASLGYLQDLTELYLYGNQLSGHIPKSIGQLSRLLIFSISHNLINRPLPSKMSSLQNLQTIDLSFNPLNLSSIPRWLAELPSLSRILLAGVGIEGKIPEFLRNTASPIQELDLSANHLTGSIPAWLGSLTQLYSVNLSWNSLVSEIPNTITNLQDLGVLDLHSNKLTGPISQVFEIGQRFSGGSLTYIDLSDNSFSSGIEMMGEGQIGIQFLNLSHNFLKGRLPISIGRLRSLRDLDLSHNKLGFELPNTLANESLLETLKLQKNQFSGKIPREFLNLRKLKELDLSDNLLVGEIPAGTPLSNFPESSYSGNRGLCGRPLSPCKAKALVKSVVPTN